The Aulosira sp. FACHB-615 genome includes a window with the following:
- a CDS encoding NAD(P)-dependent alcohol dehydrogenase codes for MKAYEIQSDAGIDALKLVDRPQPEPTAGQVLIKVRATSLNYRDLLVAEGNYGSKLTYPLIPMSDGAGEVVAVGEGVTRVKTGDRVAGIFFQTWIDDSPTRQKMKSDLGGSIDGMLAEYVVLDQNGLVILPDHLSYTQAATLPCAAVTAWHALVTKGHIRTNHTILLLGTGGVSIFALQFAKLHNAKVIITSSSDEKLARAKQLGADEIINYKTTPNWQQQVYELTNRLGVDHVIEVGGAGTLPQSLQAARIGGRVSLIGVLTRGGDIDPMPILAKSLTLQGIYVGSREMFEMMNQAISHHQIFPIIDSVFPFTAAPEAYRYLETAAHFGKVVIEI; via the coding sequence ATGAAAGCTTACGAAATCCAAAGTGATGCCGGCATTGATGCTTTAAAATTAGTTGATCGCCCCCAACCAGAACCCACAGCCGGACAAGTCCTCATTAAGGTAAGAGCCACATCTTTAAATTACCGTGACTTGTTAGTAGCTGAGGGCAACTACGGTTCTAAATTGACATATCCGCTAATTCCTATGTCTGATGGTGCGGGGGAAGTTGTCGCCGTGGGTGAAGGTGTGACAAGGGTAAAAACAGGCGATCGCGTCGCCGGGATTTTCTTTCAAACTTGGATTGACGACTCCCCAACCAGACAGAAAATGAAGTCTGATTTAGGTGGCAGCATTGACGGAATGCTTGCTGAATACGTTGTACTAGACCAAAATGGGCTAGTAATCTTACCTGATCACCTCTCCTACACCCAAGCAGCCACTTTACCCTGCGCTGCTGTCACTGCTTGGCACGCCTTAGTTACAAAAGGTCACATTCGCACCAATCACACTATATTATTGCTGGGTACTGGCGGAGTTTCGATATTTGCCCTTCAGTTTGCCAAACTCCACAATGCAAAAGTCATCATTACTTCTAGCAGCGATGAGAAATTAGCCCGCGCCAAACAACTAGGTGCAGATGAAATTATCAATTACAAAACCACACCAAATTGGCAACAGCAAGTTTATGAGTTAACAAATCGCCTTGGTGTAGATCACGTCATCGAAGTGGGTGGTGCAGGTACTTTACCACAATCACTCCAAGCCGCCAGAATTGGAGGACGTGTGAGCTTAATCGGTGTGCTGACAAGAGGCGGTGACATTGATCCTATGCCCATATTAGCTAAAAGTCTTACCTTACAAGGCATTTATGTAGGCAGTCGAGAAATGTTTGAAATGATGAATCAAGCAATATCTCACCATCAAATCTTTCCCATAATTGATTCTGTGTTTCCATTCACCGCCGCCCCAGAAGCATATCGCTACCTCGAAACTGCTGCCCACTTTGGTAAAGTCGTGATTGAAATTTAA
- the arsM gene encoding arsenosugar biosynthesis arsenite methyltransferase ArsM has product MTYLETAAEFYREVAETPEVGLCCVQSSPLQFPGLKIPLPMQEMNYGCGTTVHPTELINQPTVLYVGVGGGLEALQFAYFSRYAGAVIAVEPVAAMREAATRNLEIAATENSWFNPNFVEIRPGDAFNLPVADASVDIVAQNCLFNIFEPEDLTRALKEAYRVLKPGGRLQMSDPIATSPIPTHLQQDEQLRAMCLSGAITYDEYTQRIIDAGFGQIEIRARRPYRLLDAQTYNLEANLLLESLDSVAFKVAIPEDGACIFTGKTAIYFGTAALFDDGAGHLLQRGIPAAVCDKTAAKLATLEPQQIIITDSTWHYNGGGCC; this is encoded by the coding sequence ATGACTTATTTAGAAACAGCAGCAGAATTTTACCGTGAAGTGGCAGAAACACCCGAAGTAGGACTTTGTTGTGTCCAAAGTTCACCCTTGCAATTCCCTGGCTTAAAAATTCCTTTGCCGATGCAAGAAATGAACTATGGTTGTGGTACAACGGTTCACCCAACAGAACTGATCAACCAACCAACTGTGCTGTATGTTGGCGTGGGCGGTGGATTAGAAGCGTTACAATTCGCTTATTTTTCTCGTTATGCTGGTGCGGTAATTGCTGTTGAACCTGTGGCTGCTATGCGAGAGGCTGCTACACGTAACCTCGAAATTGCCGCCACCGAAAACTCTTGGTTTAATCCTAATTTTGTCGAAATTCGCCCAGGTGATGCTTTTAATTTGCCTGTAGCTGATGCTTCGGTGGATATTGTCGCCCAGAATTGCCTGTTCAACATTTTTGAACCAGAAGATTTAACCAGAGCTTTAAAAGAAGCATATCGTGTGCTGAAACCCGGTGGACGTTTGCAAATGAGTGACCCCATTGCAACCAGTCCAATTCCTACCCATCTTCAACAAGATGAGCAACTACGCGCTATGTGTTTGTCAGGCGCAATTACCTACGACGAGTATACTCAGCGCATAATTGATGCTGGTTTCGGACAAATTGAAATTCGCGCCCGTCGCCCTTATCGTTTACTGGATGCTCAAACTTACAACTTAGAAGCAAACCTATTACTAGAAAGTCTTGATTCAGTGGCTTTTAAAGTTGCAATTCCAGAAGATGGCGCTTGTATTTTTACTGGCAAAACAGCCATTTACTTTGGTACAGCAGCTTTATTTGATGATGGCGCAGGACATCTGCTTCAGCGTGGGATTCCCGCCGCAGTCTGTGACAAAACGGCTGCTAAACTGGCGACTTTAGAGCCGCAGCAAATCATAATTACTGATTCAACCTGGCACTATAACGGTGGTGGTTGCTGTTAA
- a CDS encoding inorganic phosphate transporter, with translation MLIISLFLATLFLAYSHGANDNFKGVATLFGSGTTSYQTAIVWATIMTFAGAVSSIFMAGTLVQNFSGQGIFPDEIANVPEIHLAVAIASGVTVLMAALTGFPISTTHSLTGGLLGAGLVAIGLKVNFSVLLRYFVLPLVLSPIIAILLAAGLYKLFVYTDSKFNLLSNQKLVDTLHFISAAVVSFARGFSQTPKLVSIILIIEYFSIQGGMLTIAMAMGLGGLLNSQRIAATMSTRLATIDSTQGLSANFVTGFLAIAATYFGLPISTTHVAVSSIVGAGLTAKQVYLRVFWQIIFAWIFTLPATAIISGIAYRLLQG, from the coding sequence ATGTTAATTATTAGTTTATTTTTGGCTACGTTATTTCTGGCATACTCTCATGGAGCAAATGATAATTTTAAGGGTGTAGCAACACTGTTTGGTAGTGGCACAACTAGCTACCAAACGGCGATTGTGTGGGCAACTATTATGACCTTTGCTGGTGCAGTTTCTTCGATATTTATGGCTGGTACATTAGTCCAAAACTTTTCGGGACAAGGTATTTTTCCCGATGAAATTGCTAATGTGCCAGAAATTCATTTAGCAGTGGCGATCGCATCTGGTGTTACAGTGTTAATGGCTGCTTTGACAGGGTTTCCAATTTCGACAACTCACAGTTTAACAGGTGGGTTATTAGGGGCGGGATTAGTTGCGATCGGTCTCAAGGTTAATTTTAGTGTATTACTTAGATATTTTGTTTTACCTTTAGTATTGAGTCCCATAATTGCAATTTTATTAGCAGCAGGTCTTTATAAATTATTTGTATATACTGATTCTAAGTTTAACTTATTGTCTAATCAAAAGCTCGTAGATACACTGCATTTTATCAGTGCAGCAGTTGTCAGTTTTGCCAGAGGCTTCAGTCAAACTCCCAAGTTAGTTTCGATTATTCTGATTATTGAATATTTTTCCATTCAAGGTGGAATGTTAACCATTGCAATGGCGATGGGATTAGGTGGGTTACTCAATTCTCAAAGAATTGCTGCCACCATGAGTACAAGACTGGCTACTATAGATTCTACTCAAGGTTTGTCTGCAAATTTCGTGACCGGATTTTTAGCGATCGCAGCAACTTATTTTGGTTTACCTATTTCTACAACTCATGTTGCAGTTAGTTCCATTGTTGGCGCTGGCTTAACCGCAAAACAAGTATATTTACGTGTTTTCTGGCAAATAATTTTTGCTTGGATTTTTACTTTACCCGCCACAGCAATTATTAGTGGTATAG